The following are encoded in a window of Carya illinoinensis cultivar Pawnee chromosome 15, C.illinoinensisPawnee_v1, whole genome shotgun sequence genomic DNA:
- the LOC122295978 gene encoding uncharacterized protein LOC122295978, producing MVAGPSRLFLFHIPRVFFANKLNQRSKIRASFGTNNHNMEVVMCGIRLVYEQDLKGWVQTIVDCVLRSPEIHRQSYLRSFENQVNNLPNYVYDLAVSSECYPILPEDHERPPPFGYFSMERRNQFSKVLPSSSEEQINYDLFEKCLTQIIVGRDSKDSNSNHVIQAGAAYLNELSKGDPVKASIVNLVLNHFQDTHINKFHPYNTCFLQSEIPDYFCCHGGSSVPFHLPQNLNNNSDWIGIALCVVFTVNKNNQPLIHDNPAGSKIPYTLTCNLASNTGLEIIISHFVNTKFGNNSFIWLSYIPRAASFSESLNECDHMRAFFYSSSQELILQKCGHKLVYLDNMAELVGTIAQYAAMCPHYSKLINHQFDGDEDTSNTQSRIDDQEETSKSDSSDDEISRRTRIKGKSGNHLSKLNQKIRKCIKFLHNPRKEFHFFFACDHCFPPSEIPDFLTYRNIGPSMTIELPPIMHNGSKWAGLLICASFTYQENQIEFLGGLESEIPHHLICFLDTDIDSMRPIHVYRTAKEEFKWLHLHGFIWLFYIPIWWLPNGIQCCNHIEVSIMSDWPCWIVNNCGLRFLSTEDSADFMQLLLPFQVSFFDNWDLFYREILELDCAQQELFPHQTEGCTSTDSGFASNVESHPTSAENQAYILETSTIFLKRKLETLFSTLFEGLQNDYHGYFFPQGEIPLWFSNQNDGPSNSIEIQLPPNLYHNESWMGFVVWAVLSCPADSCNNSNPKTPAGCILHLDSNEGCLKPDLVLSIPRSILLNSDQLLVIHYVPPTILPSKLNQWSHVKAIVECNIPSVKTQICGIRHVYKQDVEGFVQTTAECAVAIPKEQLCYYYLSFVDKLDFLKTRGNRTKFRKRNFYAGHSPIIERRFQSLPKPPSICKHEAHQQCSTSKTFSNERVSNNTASGNGVEIVLPPGYLDCTSDSVFSLKTDFEYFFQKGVTAFNLSSTSCISTAYLPQTKVPKWFNHQSRGAFVNIHLPRNIMNDRNWMGLAICAAFSIHDDQHPIDLSRESRNSNVSHKLFCGLDTDLGGLIPLLVIPITKEKCMWFYLRGFLWLAYIPHGLLRNGLCNPCSQIKAIFGSNCPNLTVQNCSLRLLYRQDMEEFEQTFLKCFTPPFQYQNREVFHRNFEYSSCFLPCGITEWFSYHSNEALVGFELPPDFYNDSNWLGLAMCASFWVHEDDKVAHVKMLDLGNPHYLSCLLDTDIGSVVPLHSHRPFTEEEIKLVRQGEIMWLSFIPKGSLPEWLNQCTRIEASIASDCPSLRVQKCGFRILSQHNEAEFKETIRHCNKQNRHKDLETTSVTRPNSHPTLQDKGKRVVQ from the exons ATGGTTGCTGGGCCAAGTAGACTTTTTCTGTTCCACATACCTCGTGTCTTTTTCGCTAATAAGTTGAATCAACGGAGCAAGATCCGAGCTTCATTTGGAACCAACAATCACAATATGGAGGTTGTAATGTGTGGAATCCGTTTAGTGTATGAGCAAGACTTGAAAGGGTGGGTTCAGACAATAGTAGACTGCGTACTAAGGAGTCCAGAAATCCACCGTCAAAGCTATCTCCGAAGTTTTGAAAATCAAGTCAATAATCTACCAAACTATGTTTATGATTTGGCTGTGTCCAGTGAATGCTATCCAATATTACCAGAAGATCATGAAAGGCCACCTCCTTTTGGTTACTTCTCAATGGAAAG GAGGAATCAATTCTCGAAAGTGCTTCCATCAAGTAGTGAAGAACAGATCAATTATGACTTGTTCGAGAAATGCCTGACTCAAATAATTGTTGGAAGGGATTCAAAAGATTCGAATTCCAATCATGTTATTCAGGCTGGAGCAGCATATTTGAATGAACTCAGCAAAGGAGATCCTGTAAAAGCCTCTATTGTGAATTTAGTTCTAAATCACTttcag GACACCCATATTAATAAATTCCATCCTTATAACACTTGTTTTTTGCAATCTGAGATTCCGGACTACTTTTGTTGTCATGGTGGTTCATCAGTACCATTCCATCtacctcaaaatttgaataaCAATTCTGATTGGATTGGAATAGCTCTATGTGTTGTTTTCACTGTCAACAAGAATAATCAACCTCTCATCCATGACAATCCGGCCGGCTCAAAAATTCCTTATACCCTCACGTGTAATTTGGCAAGCAACACGGGCTTGGAGATTATAATTTCCCATTTTGTAAATACCAAGTTCGGAAACAATAGCTTCATTTGGCTATCGTATATTCCACGTGCTGCTTCATTTTCAGAAAGTTTGAATGAATGCGATCACATGCGGGCCTTCTTTTACAGTAGTAGTCAAGAATTGATTCTGCAAAAATGTGGGCACAAACTTGTATATTTGGACAACATGGCAGAGTTAGTTGGAACAATAGCTCAATATGCAGCCATGTGTCCTCACTATTCCAAGCTCATCAATCATCAGTTCGATGGAGATGAGGATACGAGTAATACGCAATCTCGTATTGATGATCAAGAGGAAACTAGCAAAAGTGATAGCTCCGATGACGAGATATCAAGAAGAACCAGGATAAAGGGAAAGAGTGGGAATCATCTCAGCAAACTGAACCAAAAGATAAGAAAATGTATAAAGTTTCTGCATAATCCCAGGAAG gaatttcatttcttttttgcttGTGATCATTGTTTCCCTCCAAGTGAGATTCCAGATTTCTTAACCTATCGCAACATAGGACCTTCAATGACAATCGAGCTACCTCCAATTATGCATAATGGTTCTAAATGGGCGGGGCTTCTTATTTGTGCTTCATTTACATATCAAGAGAATCAAATTGAATTTCTTGGAGGTCTAGAATCGGAAATTCCTCACCACCTTATTTGCTTTTTAGACACGGATATAGATAGTATGAGACCCATCCATGTATATCGCACTGCCAAGGAAGAATTCAAGTGGTTACATTTACATGGATTTATTTGGCTATTCTATATACCAATTTGGTGGCTTCCAAATGGAATACAGTGCTGCAATCACATAGAGGTTTCAATTATGAGTGATTGGCCTTGCTGGATTGTGAACAATTGTGGTCTCCGTTTCCTTTCTACGGAAGATTCGGCAGATTTTATGCAATTACTGCTCCCCTTCCAAGTCTCATTTTTTGACAATTGggatctcttttatagagaaatatTGGAACTAGATTGTGCACAACAAGAACTATTCCCCCATCAAACAGAAGGATGCACTTCAACGGATTCAGGTTTTGCTAGTAATGTTGAGTCTCACCCCACATCAGCAGAGAACCAAGCCTACATTTTGGAAACATCAACCATCTTTCTCAAAAGAAAACTTGAGACTCTGTTTTCAACACTCTTTGAg GGGCTTCAAAACGATTATCATGGATACTTCTTTCCTCAAGGTGAAATACCACTGTGGTTCAGTAATCAAAATGATGGACCCTCAAATTCAATAGAAATCCAGCTGCCACCGAATTTGTATCATAACGAGAGCTGGATGGGATTTGTTGTATGGGCTGTTTTGAGTTGTCCAGCTGACTCTTGCAACAATTCAAATCCAAAAACTCCTGCTGGTTGCATTCTTCATTTGGATAGCAATGAAGGTTGTTTAAAACCTGATCTAGTCCTTAGCATCCCCAGATCCATATTGTTGAACTCAGACCAACTACTTGTCATACATTACGTACCACCAACGATTCTTCCCAGTAAGCTAAACCAATGGAGTCATGTTAAAGCTATAGTTGAATGCAACATCCCAAGTGTGAAGACTCAAATTTGTGGGATACGGCATGTGTACAAACAAGATGTGGAAGGGTTTGTTCAAACAACGGCAGAGTGTGCGGTAGCTATTCCAAAAGAACAGCTTTGCTACTATTATCTATCTTTCGTAGATAAATTGGACTTTCTGAAAACCCGTGGTAATAGAACTAAATTCAGGAAGCGCAACTTTTATGCAGGTCACTCTCCCATAATTGAAAG GCGCTTTCAATCCTTGCCGAAGCCTCCATCTATTTGTAAACATGAAGCACATCAACAATGTTCTACATCAAAAACATTCTCAAATGAAAGAGTTTCAAATAACACTGCTTCAGGAAATGGTGTTGAAATAGTTCTACCACCTGGGTATCTTGACTGCACCAGTGACTCAGTTTTCTCATTGAAAACTGATTTTGAGTACTTCTTTCAAAAAGGCGTCACG GCCTTTAATCTATCCTCCACATCCTGTATAAGTACTGCTTATTTGCCTCAGACAAAAGTTCCGAAGTGGTTCAACCATCAAAGTAGGGGGGCGTTTGTGAATATCCATCTACCTCGAAATATCATGAATGATAGAAATTGGATGGGGCTTGCTATATGTGCTGCCTTTTCAATCCACGATGATCAACATCCGATTGATCTCTCTCGTGAAAGTCGTAATTCCAATGTTTCTCACAAGCTTTTTTGTGGATTGGATACTGATTTAGGTGGGTTGATACCTCTGCTTGTCATTCcaattactaaagaaaaatgcATGTGGTTTTATCTACGTGGATTCCTTTGGCTAGCCTATATACCGCATGGACTTCTGAGAAATGGATTGTGCAACCCATGTAGTCAGATTAAGGCTATATTTGGAAGCAATTGCCCTAATTTGACAGTGCAAAACTGTAGCCTCCGCCTCTTATACCGTCAAGATATGGAAGAGTTTGAGCAAACATTTCTCAAGTGCTTTACCCCGCCTTTTCAGTACCAAAACCGCGAG GTCTTCCATAGAAATTTTGAATACAGTTCTTGTTTCCTTCCATGTGGAATAACAGAGTGGTTTAGCTATCATAGCAATGAGGCATTGGTGGGATTTGAGTTACCTCCTGATTTTTATAATGACAGTAATTGGTTGGGGCTTGCCATGTGTGCTTCTTTTTGGGTACATGAGGATGATAAAGTTGCCCATGTTAAAATGCTGGATTTAGGAAATCCTCATTATCTCTCGTGTCTTTTGGATACGGACATTGGCAGTGTGGTGCCTCTCCATTCTCATCGCCCATTTACAGAGGAAGAAATCAAGTTGGTACGTCAAGGTGAGATAATGTGGCTATCATTTATACCAAAAGGATCACTTCCAGAGTGGTTGAACCAATGCACTCGAATAGAGGCCTCCATTGCTAGTGACTGCCCAAGCTTGAGAGTGCAGAAATGTGGATTCCGTATTCTGTCCCAGCACAATGAGGCTGAGTTTAAGGAAACAATAAGGCACTGCAATAAGCAAAACCGCCATAAAGATCTTGAGACAACATCAGTAACAAGACCCAATTCTCATCCCACGCTCCAAGACAAGGGAAAACGAGTTGTACAATAA